The proteins below are encoded in one region of Mangifera indica cultivar Alphonso chromosome 7, CATAS_Mindica_2.1, whole genome shotgun sequence:
- the LOC123220052 gene encoding protein RGF1 INDUCIBLE TRANSCRIPTION FACTOR 1-like, with the protein MNDQELLTVREIKPKNRRIMGGGGPDDLDEDDENIQWPTWVRPLLQTSFFVQCKLHADAHKSECNMYCLDCMNGALCSLCLAFHKDHRPIQIRRSSYHDVIRVAEIQKYMDITGVQTYIINSARIVFLNERPQPRPGKGVTNTCRVCDRSLLDSFSFCSLGCKITGSSKNFQKRKMGNEINGNGKSKIQSFSPSTPPTAMRYRATRRRKGVPQRAPMGGLIIQY; encoded by the exons ATGAATGATCAAGAACTACTCACAGTCAGAGAAATCAAACCCAAAAACAGAAGAATCATG GGAGGAGGAGGTCCCGATGAtctagatgaagatgatgaaaatataCAGTGGCCAACATGGGTTCGTCCTCTTCTGCAAACCAGCTTCTTTGTTCAATGTAAACTTCACGCAGATGCCCACAAGAGTGAATGCAACATGTATTGCTTGGACTGTATGAACGGTGCTCTTTGTTCTCTTTGTCTGGCATTTCATAAAGACCACAGGCCAATTCAg ATTAGGAGATCATCATACCATGATGTGATAAGAGTGGCTGAGATACAGAAATACATGGATATCACGGGCGTTCAAACATACATAATCAACAGTGCCAGAATTGTATTCTTAAATGAGAGGCCTCAGCCAAGGCCCGGGAAAGGAGTCACCAATACCTGCCGAGTTTGTGACCGCAGCCTCCTGGATTCCTTCTCTTTCTGCTCTCTTGGTTGCAAG ATAACTGGGTCATCAAAGAAttttcagaaaagaaaaatgggcAATGAAATCAATGGAAATGGTAAGAGCAAAATACAAAGCTTTTCACCATCAACACCACCAACTGCCATGAGGTACAGGGCAACCAGGAGGAGAAAGGGAGTTCCGCAGAGAGCTCCAATGGGAGGTCTTATAATACAATACTGA